A region of Solibacillus isronensis DNA encodes the following proteins:
- a CDS encoding DHH family phosphoesterase, with protein MKRQIIDKIKQYETIVLHRHVRPDPDAYGSQIGLAELIRANYPEKAVYTVGEHDDSLSFMASPQQIEDAQFKNALVIVTDTANTERIDDQRYVNGDFLIKIDHHPNDDAYGDLLWVDTDASSCSEMIYELYEEGKTYADWDMSDEAARLLFAGIVGDTGRFLYPSASPKTFETAGQLVQYNFDRNEVFDGMYEMERKLLNLQGYIYQHFEMDENGAASIKLPATILQQFDATPSETSLLVSSLGNVKNIQAWVMFIEDNDTIRVRIRSKGPVINGLAKKYKGGGHPLASGATAYSWEEADQVIEDLKVICSEYK; from the coding sequence AAAATTAAACAATATGAAACAATTGTACTGCATCGCCATGTACGACCGGACCCGGATGCGTACGGTTCACAAATCGGGCTCGCTGAGTTAATTCGGGCCAATTATCCGGAGAAAGCGGTATACACGGTCGGTGAGCATGACGATTCATTATCTTTTATGGCATCTCCTCAGCAGATTGAAGATGCACAGTTTAAAAATGCACTGGTCATTGTGACAGATACTGCGAATACTGAACGTATTGATGATCAGCGCTATGTAAACGGCGATTTTCTTATTAAAATCGACCACCATCCGAATGACGATGCTTATGGTGATTTATTATGGGTGGATACGGATGCTAGTTCATGCAGTGAAATGATTTATGAGCTTTATGAAGAAGGCAAAACGTATGCGGATTGGGATATGTCCGATGAAGCGGCACGTCTGTTATTTGCGGGGATTGTCGGCGATACTGGGCGTTTCTTATATCCGAGTGCAAGCCCGAAAACATTTGAAACAGCAGGACAACTTGTACAGTATAATTTCGACCGAAATGAAGTATTTGATGGCATGTACGAAATGGAACGCAAACTATTAAATCTTCAAGGTTATATATACCAGCATTTCGAAATGGATGAAAACGGTGCGGCTTCAATTAAATTGCCTGCAACTATTTTACAGCAATTTGATGCTACCCCTTCCGAAACATCCCTATTAGTCAGTTCATTGGGCAATGTAAAGAATATCCAGGCATGGGTGATGTTCATTGAAGACAATGATACAATTCGCGTTCGCATCCGTTCGAAAGGTCCGGTTATCAATGGCCTGGCGAAAAAGTATAAAGGTGGCGGACATCCACTGGCATCTGGTGCTACAGCATATTCTTGGGAAGAGGCAGATCAAGTAATTGAAGATTTGAAAGTCATTTGCAGTGAATATAAATAA